One window from the genome of Haloprofundus halobius encodes:
- the cdd gene encoding cytidine deaminase — translation MVDELVEKARAVLSNAHVPYSEYRVGAALRTADGTVFVGCNIENANYSNSLHAEEVAIAEAVKNGYREFDRIAVSSGVRDGVTPCGMCRQTLSEFCDESFVVVCDEGGEETNEYTLGELLPNTISEGTLSDAAGRADE, via the coding sequence ATGGTCGACGAACTCGTCGAGAAGGCGCGTGCGGTGCTCTCGAACGCCCACGTTCCGTACTCCGAGTACCGCGTCGGTGCCGCGCTCCGAACTGCCGACGGCACGGTGTTCGTCGGGTGCAACATCGAGAACGCCAACTACAGCAACAGCCTCCACGCCGAGGAGGTCGCTATCGCCGAGGCGGTGAAGAACGGCTACCGTGAGTTCGACCGCATCGCCGTCTCCTCGGGCGTCCGCGACGGCGTCACACCCTGCGGCATGTGTCGCCAGACGCTCTCGGAGTTCTGCGACGAGTCGTTCGTCGTCGTCTGCGACGAGGGCGGCGAGGAGACGAACGAGTACACCCTCGGGGAACTCCTTCCGAACACTATCTCCGAGGGAACGCTCTCGGACGCTGCCGGTCGCGCCGACGAGTAA
- a CDS encoding nucleoside phosphorylase, protein MTDTDASEDPNDEVQYHIEVAEGDVADAVLLPGNPERVDKITALWDEHEEVASHREYRTATGTYDGAPISVTSTGIGSPSAAIAIEELARVGVETYIRVGSCGAIQPEMDVGDLVITSGAVRQEGTSAEYVCEDYPAVADHEVVSALVAAAERLGHDYHVGLTMSADSFYAGQGRPGFEGFRAAGSESLVEELQEANVKNIEMEASALLTIANVYGLRAGAVCSVYANRITGEFRTEGESRAAETASLAVSLLARMDEVKREAGVDRWHAGLSL, encoded by the coding sequence ATGACTGACACCGACGCCAGCGAGGATCCCAACGACGAGGTGCAGTACCACATCGAAGTCGCCGAGGGCGACGTCGCCGACGCCGTGTTGCTCCCAGGTAATCCCGAGCGGGTGGACAAGATAACCGCGCTGTGGGACGAGCACGAGGAGGTCGCCTCCCACCGCGAGTACCGCACGGCGACCGGAACGTACGACGGCGCACCCATCTCCGTCACGTCGACGGGTATCGGCAGCCCCTCCGCCGCCATCGCTATCGAGGAACTCGCGCGCGTCGGCGTCGAGACGTACATCCGTGTCGGCTCCTGCGGCGCGATTCAACCCGAGATGGACGTCGGCGACCTCGTCATCACCTCCGGTGCGGTGCGACAGGAGGGCACCAGCGCCGAGTACGTCTGCGAGGACTACCCGGCCGTCGCCGACCACGAGGTCGTCTCCGCGCTCGTCGCCGCCGCCGAGCGACTCGGCCACGACTATCACGTCGGCCTCACGATGAGCGCCGACAGCTTCTACGCCGGGCAGGGCCGCCCCGGATTCGAAGGCTTTCGCGCCGCGGGCAGCGAGTCGCTCGTCGAGGAGTTACAAGAGGCGAACGTGAAGAACATCGAGATGGAGGCGAGCGCGCTTCTGACCATCGCGAACGTCTACGGTCTCCGCGCGGGCGCGGTCTGTTCGGTTTACGCGAACCGCATCACCGGCGAGTTCCGGACCGAGGGCGAGTCGCGCGCGGCGGAAACGGCGAGTCTCGCCGTTTCGCTGCTCGCACGAATGGACGAGGTCAAACGCGAGGCGGGTGTCGACCGGTGGCACGCCGGCCTCTCCTTGTAG
- a CDS encoding NAD(P)/FAD-dependent oxidoreductase, with protein MTQKVVVLGAGYAGAGAVKAFEDEIEDSEAELTWISERDYHLVLHEVHRVIRDPSVESKVAVPIDDIKSPETNFVKGHVENVDIDERVVELDDDRSVEYDYLLVALGSDTAFYGIEGLEEFSLTLKSLDDAREIHEEVKAAAEDASRSEPAQVIVGGAGLSGIQAAGEIAEFRDKHRAPIDIKIVEGLDEVFPGNDPELQGALRKRLDIQDIEVMTGEFISKVDEEAIYVGDETELDYDVFIWTGGITGQKEVAEAKIDKDERSNRIFAGSDFSTSDERVFAIGDSALVDQGNDNVAPPTAQSAWQAAEVAGENLARTIRGQPLKTWTHKDKGTLVSVGEMAVAHGVQGVPMQTFGGPGAKFLKKAVATRWIADISSAKRAVTAWDDM; from the coding sequence ATGACTCAGAAGGTCGTCGTTCTCGGTGCCGGGTACGCCGGTGCCGGCGCGGTGAAAGCGTTCGAAGACGAGATTGAAGACAGCGAAGCCGAACTCACGTGGATTTCGGAGCGCGACTACCACCTCGTCCTCCACGAGGTCCACCGGGTCATCCGCGACCCGAGCGTCGAGTCGAAAGTCGCCGTCCCCATCGACGACATCAAATCGCCCGAGACGAACTTCGTGAAGGGCCACGTCGAGAACGTCGACATCGACGAACGCGTCGTCGAACTCGACGACGACCGGAGCGTCGAGTACGACTACCTGCTCGTGGCGCTCGGCAGCGACACCGCCTTCTACGGCATCGAGGGACTCGAAGAGTTCTCACTCACGCTCAAGAGCCTCGACGACGCCCGCGAGATTCACGAAGAAGTGAAGGCCGCCGCCGAGGACGCCTCGCGCAGCGAACCCGCACAGGTCATCGTCGGTGGCGCTGGTCTCTCCGGCATCCAGGCGGCGGGCGAAATCGCCGAGTTCCGCGACAAGCACCGCGCGCCCATCGACATCAAAATCGTCGAAGGACTCGACGAGGTGTTTCCCGGTAACGACCCCGAACTGCAGGGTGCGCTCCGCAAACGCCTCGACATCCAGGACATCGAGGTCATGACCGGCGAGTTCATCTCGAAGGTCGACGAGGAAGCCATCTACGTCGGCGACGAGACCGAACTCGACTACGACGTGTTCATCTGGACCGGCGGCATCACCGGCCAGAAGGAAGTCGCCGAGGCGAAGATAGACAAAGACGAGCGTTCGAACCGCATCTTCGCGGGGTCGGACTTCTCGACGAGCGACGAACGCGTCTTCGCCATCGGCGACTCGGCGCTCGTCGACCAGGGCAACGACAACGTCGCCCCGCCGACTGCGCAGTCGGCGTGGCAGGCGGCCGAAGTCGCCGGCGAGAACCTCGCCCGCACGATTCGCGGTCAGCCGTTGAAGACGTGGACGCACAAGGACAAGGGGACGCTCGTCTCCGTCGGCGAGATGGCCGTCGCCCACGGCGTCCAGGGTGTACCCATGCAGACGTTCGGCGGCCCCGGCGCGAAGTTCCTCAAGAAAGCGGTCGCGACGCGATGGATCGCCGACATCTCGTCGGCCAAGCGCGCCGTCACCGCCTGGGACGACATGTAG
- a CDS encoding Rrf2 family transcriptional regulator, with protein sequence MSSIELTPSQKQILTALINLYRQAEDAVKGEDIAEEVNRNPGTIRNQMQSLKALQLVEGVPGPKGGYKPTANAYEALDVQEMDEPATVPLFHEGERVENANVEEIDLSSVHHPELCRAEIHLQGSVRDFHEGDSVTVGPTPLSKLVVEGTVDGKDDTSNILILRIDDMVAPAEEPEH encoded by the coding sequence ATGTCGTCTATCGAGCTCACCCCGAGTCAGAAACAGATACTCACGGCCCTGATAAACCTATACCGTCAGGCCGAGGACGCAGTAAAGGGCGAGGATATCGCCGAGGAAGTAAACCGAAATCCGGGCACCATCCGTAACCAGATGCAGAGCCTGAAGGCGCTGCAGTTGGTCGAGGGCGTCCCGGGACCGAAAGGCGGCTACAAGCCGACGGCGAACGCCTACGAAGCGCTCGACGTCCAGGAGATGGACGAACCCGCGACGGTCCCGCTGTTCCACGAGGGCGAGCGCGTCGAGAACGCCAACGTCGAGGAGATAGACCTCTCCAGCGTCCACCACCCGGAGCTCTGTCGCGCGGAGATTCACCTGCAGGGGTCGGTCCGCGACTTCCACGAGGGTGACAGCGTCACCGTCGGCCCGACGCCGCTGTCGAAACTCGTCGTCGAGGGAACCGTCGACGGAAAGGACGACACGAGCAACATCCTCATCCTCCGCATCGACGATATGGTCGCCCCCGCGGAGGAGCCAGAACACTAG
- a CDS encoding NAD-dependent epimerase/dehydratase family protein, translated as MQNQRVLVTGGAGFIGSNLANHLAGDNDVVAVDDLYLGTPENLSDDVKFVEASVLDDDLPTDVDAVFHLAALSSYAMHEENPRRGARVNVEGFVNTVDQARQDGCNTVVYASTSSIYGSRTDPSPESMDVEARTGYEASKLARERYAEYFHNHYEMSLAGMRFFSVYQGFGGAEEHKGQYANTVAQFAHEIANGERPELFGDGSQTRDFTHVDDIVRGLELAADRRLQGIYNLGTGESYDFNEMVAMINDVLGTDVEPKYVENPLEIYVHDTMADASKMREETGWEPKIDFEEGVRRVCAPYLDE; from the coding sequence ATGCAGAACCAGCGAGTTCTCGTTACCGGCGGGGCCGGATTCATCGGATCGAACCTCGCGAACCACCTCGCCGGCGACAACGACGTGGTGGCCGTCGACGACCTGTATCTCGGAACGCCCGAGAACCTCTCCGACGACGTAAAGTTCGTCGAAGCGAGCGTCCTCGACGACGACCTCCCGACCGACGTCGACGCGGTGTTTCACCTCGCGGCGCTCTCGTCGTACGCGATGCACGAGGAGAACCCCCGACGCGGCGCGCGCGTCAACGTCGAAGGGTTCGTCAACACCGTCGACCAGGCCCGACAGGACGGCTGTAACACCGTCGTCTACGCGTCGACCTCCTCCATCTACGGCAGTCGAACTGACCCGTCGCCCGAATCGATGGACGTCGAGGCGCGAACCGGCTACGAGGCGTCGAAACTCGCCCGCGAGCGCTACGCGGAGTACTTCCACAACCACTACGAGATGTCGCTCGCAGGGATGCGATTCTTCTCGGTGTACCAGGGCTTCGGCGGCGCGGAGGAACACAAAGGACAGTACGCCAACACCGTCGCCCAGTTCGCCCACGAGATCGCCAACGGTGAGCGACCCGAACTGTTCGGCGACGGTTCGCAGACACGCGACTTCACCCACGTCGACGACATCGTCCGGGGCCTCGAACTCGCCGCCGACCGCCGGTTGCAGGGTATCTACAACCTCGGCACCGGCGAGAGCTACGACTTCAACGAGATGGTGGCGATGATAAACGACGTGCTCGGAACCGACGTCGAACCGAAGTACGTCGAGAACCCCCTCGAAATCTACGTCCACGACACGATGGCCGACGCCTCGAAGATGCGCGAGGAGACCGGCTGGGAGCCGAAAATCGACTTCGAAGAGGGCGTTCGCCGCGTCTGCGCGCCGTATCTCGACGAGTGA
- a CDS encoding TIGR00341 family protein, with translation MRLIKLLVSEDTKQSVVDVLEAENIDFVVTKDATEHKNDVLVEFPLPTQAVGYVIDELRDAGVNDKKYTVIASAETAKTRNYHELEERFVAGVEEDDAVAREEIRAKALDMHRSNLTYYSMTMFSAIVAAAGLLMDSPAVVVGAMVIAPQVGSALIAGVGISLNDRRMIRIGFAQQFFGFGAAILGAFVLGLLLQSGQIVTSVLDVSTVSQISKRISPGLLSLLVGLCAGAAGAFGLATALPVSLVGVMIAAALIPAAAAIGIGLAWGLPSVYLGAGVLLVANAVAVNVSAFLVLWYFGYRPDSWTENTREVNNGESTTEPNDRSQYLGAAVALVLLGSIFVGAGGLLVGQIGFDNDVNTAVEQVMADDQYSDLELTSMQTEVGMSRYFGQTPEVTVVVMRPADESYPDLAETLREQIRRETGRNVAVSVEFREGQRVGNSLGDPTRLDAREPSASDSSASLPSPSGASPAVSSPTPTSLSV, from the coding sequence ATGCGGCTCATCAAGCTCCTCGTGAGCGAGGACACCAAACAGAGCGTCGTCGACGTTCTGGAGGCCGAGAACATCGACTTCGTCGTCACGAAGGACGCGACGGAGCACAAAAACGACGTTCTCGTGGAGTTCCCGCTGCCGACGCAGGCGGTCGGCTACGTCATCGACGAACTCCGCGACGCGGGCGTCAACGACAAGAAGTACACCGTCATCGCCAGCGCCGAAACGGCGAAAACCCGCAACTACCACGAACTCGAAGAGCGGTTCGTCGCCGGCGTCGAAGAGGACGACGCCGTCGCGCGCGAGGAGATTCGCGCGAAGGCGCTCGACATGCACCGGAGCAACCTCACGTACTACTCGATGACGATGTTCAGCGCCATCGTCGCGGCGGCGGGCCTACTCATGGACTCGCCGGCCGTCGTCGTCGGGGCGATGGTCATCGCGCCGCAGGTCGGGTCGGCGCTCATCGCGGGCGTCGGCATCTCGCTGAACGACCGCCGCATGATTCGTATCGGGTTCGCCCAGCAGTTCTTCGGCTTCGGCGCGGCGATTCTCGGCGCGTTCGTGCTCGGACTGCTCCTGCAGTCCGGTCAGATAGTCACCTCGGTCCTCGACGTCTCGACGGTCAGTCAGATAAGTAAGCGAATCTCTCCCGGACTGCTCTCGCTTCTCGTCGGCCTCTGTGCGGGGGCCGCCGGCGCGTTCGGTCTCGCGACGGCACTACCCGTCTCGCTCGTCGGCGTCATGATCGCCGCGGCGCTCATTCCGGCGGCGGCGGCTATCGGTATCGGGTTGGCGTGGGGACTGCCGAGCGTCTACCTCGGCGCGGGCGTCCTCCTCGTCGCCAACGCGGTGGCGGTCAACGTCTCGGCGTTTCTCGTGCTCTGGTACTTCGGCTACCGCCCCGACTCGTGGACCGAGAACACCCGCGAGGTCAACAACGGCGAGTCCACTACCGAACCGAACGACCGCTCGCAGTATCTGGGGGCCGCGGTCGCACTAGTGCTTCTCGGGAGTATCTTCGTCGGTGCGGGCGGGCTACTCGTCGGCCAGATCGGGTTCGACAACGACGTGAACACCGCCGTCGAGCAGGTGATGGCGGACGACCAGTACAGCGACCTCGAACTCACGTCGATGCAGACCGAGGTGGGGATGTCTCGCTACTTCGGGCAGACGCCGGAGGTGACTGTCGTCGTGATGCGGCCGGCCGACGAGTCGTATCCGGACCTCGCGGAGACGCTCCGCGAACAAATTCGACGGGAGACGGGGCGTAACGTCGCCGTCTCCGTCGAGTTCCGAGAGGGTCAGCGCGTCGGAAACTCGCTGGGTGACCCGACGCGACTCGACGCCCGCGAACCGTCCGCGTCCGATTCGTCAGCCTCCCTTCCGTCGCCCTCCGGCGCGTCCCCCGCTGTCTCCTCGCCCACCCCCACGTCGCTCTCCGTCTAG
- the rocF gene encoding arginase → MTRTVRIIGAPTDYGANRRGVDMGPSAIRYAGLAEQLVNAGVVPEDAGDLPVPRAEERDPEANQPSEGHAKFLRETEEVSIRLADDVAAALADDVTPLVLGGDHSVAIGSLAGSARDADIGAIWFDAHGDLNTPTTSPSGNVHGMPLAAGLGVADFGGMEWANAPGLRPENVALVGLRSLDDAERELIRNSDLTAFSMSDIDERGITDVVDDALDVVTEGTDGVHVSLDLDWLDPKEAPGVGTPVRGGVSYREAHSALETVAQSGALRSLEVVEVNPILDEHNETAALATELAASALGKTIL, encoded by the coding sequence ATGACTCGTACGGTCCGAATTATCGGAGCACCGACCGACTACGGGGCGAACCGACGCGGCGTCGACATGGGACCGTCGGCGATTCGCTACGCCGGACTCGCCGAGCAACTGGTGAACGCGGGCGTCGTCCCCGAGGACGCGGGCGACCTACCGGTTCCCCGCGCCGAAGAACGCGACCCGGAGGCGAACCAACCGTCCGAAGGGCACGCGAAGTTCCTCCGCGAGACCGAGGAAGTCTCGATCCGCCTCGCCGACGACGTCGCGGCGGCGCTCGCCGACGACGTGACGCCGCTGGTTCTCGGCGGCGACCACTCCGTCGCCATCGGGTCGCTGGCCGGCTCCGCACGCGATGCCGACATCGGCGCTATCTGGTTCGACGCCCACGGCGACCTCAACACGCCGACGACGTCGCCGAGCGGCAACGTCCACGGGATGCCGCTGGCGGCCGGACTCGGCGTCGCCGACTTCGGCGGCATGGAGTGGGCCAACGCCCCCGGACTCCGGCCCGAGAACGTCGCGCTCGTCGGTCTCCGAAGCCTCGACGACGCCGAGCGAGAACTCATCCGCAACAGCGACCTCACCGCCTTCAGCATGTCCGACATCGACGAACGCGGCATCACCGACGTCGTCGACGACGCGCTCGACGTGGTGACCGAGGGCACCGACGGCGTTCACGTGAGCCTCGATTTGGACTGGCTCGACCCCAAGGAAGCCCCCGGCGTCGGGACGCCCGTCCGCGGCGGTGTCAGCTACCGCGAGGCGCACTCGGCGCTGGAGACGGTCGCCCAGTCGGGGGCGCTTCGGTCGCTCGAAGTCGTCGAGGTGAATCCCATTCTCGACGAACACAACGAGACGGCGGCGCTGGCGACGGAACTGGCCGCGAGTGCGCTCGGCAAGACGATTCTGTAG